Part of the Thermus neutrinimicus genome, GGGCAGCGGAGACCCTGGCCCGCCTGGCCGAGGAAGCCTTGGCCAATCCGCCCAAGCTGAACCTGGACACCCAGTACCGCGAGGAGGCCAAAGCCCTGCTGGACGAACTTTTCGGTAACTAGCATGAGCACCATCAACTTCGCCAACCGCGAGATCAACTTCAAAATCGTCTACTACGGCCCGGGGCTCTCCGGGAAAACCACCAACCTGAAGTGGATATACAGCCGCATCCCCGAAGGCCGCAAAGGGGAGATGGTCTCCCTGGCCACCGAGGACGAACGCACCCTTTTCTTTGACTTTCTCCCCCTGGACTTGGGCGAGGTCAAGGGTTTTAAGACCCGCTTCCATCTCTACACCGTGCCAGGGCAGGTCTTTTACAATGCCAGCCGCAAGCTGATCCTGAGGGGTGTGGATGGCATCGTCTTCGTGGCGGACTCCGCCCCCAACCGCCTCAGGGCCAACGCGGAGAGCATGCGCAACATGCGGGAGAACCTGGCGGAGTATGGGCTTAAGGTGGAGGACATCCCCGTGGTACTCCAGGTGAACAAACGGGACCTGCCCGACGCCCTCCCCGTGGAGATGGTGCAGGCGGTGGTGGACCCCGAAGGACGCTTTCCCGTCTTCGAAGCGGTGGCCACGGAGGGAAAAGGGGTGTTTGAAACCCTCAAGGAAGTAAGCCGCCAGGTGCTGGCCCGGGTAGGTAGCACCTGAGCCCGCCCTTGGGATGCTTTACCCCCTCTGGGTATAAGCGTGAGAATATCAACTTCCCTTAGTTTCCTTTTTCCGAAGGGACAAATGTACTTCACCCTTTTCTCAGCTTTGGGCTAACATGGGCGCCGTATACGGCAACCCGCCGTAAGGGAGGAAGGGTATGGAGGAAAAACCAATCGGCGCCACGGGAGTGATAGTGGTTCTTACCCTCACCATCCTGATCTTCTGGCTGGGGGTATACGCCATCTTCTTCGCTAGGGGGTAGGGTATGGTGGACGAGCACAAGGCCCACAAAGCGATTCTGACTTATGAGAAGGGCTGGCTGGCCTTCTCCTTGGTGATGCTGGTGGTCTTCATCGCCCTCATCGCCTACACCCTGGCCACCCACAGCGCAGGGGTCATCCCCGCGGGACAGCTGGAACGGGTGGACCCCACCAAGGTGCGGTTCGAGGGCCCGTGGGCCGACCCTGCCCAGGCGGTGGTGGAGACCGGCCCCAACCAGTACACGGTCCATGTCCTGGCCTTCGCCTTCGGCTACCAGCCCAATCCCATAGAGGTGCCCAAGGGGGCGGAGATCATCTTCAAGATCACCAGCCCGGACGTGATCCACGGCTTCCACGTGGAGGGCACCAACATCAACGTGGAGGTCCTCCCCGGGGAGGTATCCACCGTGCGCTACACCTTTAAGAAGGCCGGGGAGTACCGGATCATCTGCAACCAGTACTGCGGCATAGGCCACCAGAACATGTTCGGCAAGATCGTGGTGAAGGAGTGAGCCATGGCGGTGCGCACCTCTGACTTCAGCCGAGTCTACGAGGCCTACCCGGAAAAGAAGGCCACCCTCTACTTCCTGGTCTTGGGCTTCGTCGCCCTCATCATCGGCAGCCTTTTCGGTCCCTTCCAGGCCCTGAACTACGGGAACGTGGACGCCTATCCGCTTCTTAAGCGCCTCCTTCCCTTCGTCCAGTCCTACTACCAGGGCCTTACCCTGCACGGGGTGCTGAACGCCATCGTCTTCACCCAGCTCTTCGCCCAGGCCATCATGGTCTACCTGCCGGCCCGGGAGCTGAACCTGCGCCCCAACATGGGCCTCATGTGGCTCTCCTGGTGGATGGCCTTCGTCGGCCTGGTGATGGCGGCCCTGCCCCTTCTGGCCAACGAGGCCACGGTCCTTTACACCTTCTACCCTCCCCTCCAGGGCCACTGGGCCTTCTACCTGGGGGCCAGCATCTTCGTCCTCTCCTCTTGGGTGAGCATCTACCTGGTCCTGGACCTGTG contains:
- a CDS encoding GTP-binding protein, producing the protein MSTINFANREINFKIVYYGPGLSGKTTNLKWIYSRIPEGRKGEMVSLATEDERTLFFDFLPLDLGEVKGFKTRFHLYTVPGQVFYNASRKLILRGVDGIVFVADSAPNRLRANAESMRNMRENLAEYGLKVEDIPVVLQVNKRDLPDALPVEMVQAVVDPEGRFPVFEAVATEGKGVFETLKEVSRQVLARVGST
- a CDS encoding cupredoxin domain-containing protein, translated to MVDEHKAHKAILTYEKGWLAFSLVMLVVFIALIAYTLATHSAGVIPAGQLERVDPTKVRFEGPWADPAQAVVETGPNQYTVHVLAFAFGYQPNPIEVPKGAEIIFKITSPDVIHGFHVEGTNINVEVLPGEVSTVRYTFKKAGEYRIICNQYCGIGHQNMFGKIVVKE
- a CDS encoding cytochrome c oxidase subunit 2A encodes the protein MEEKPIGATGVIVVLTLTILIFWLGVYAIFFARG